GCGAAGGCATTGCTGTGGTCGGCATCGATGCGGTAGTGCGTGACCGTGGCGGACTTTACGTCCGCCGGCAGGCCGGCAAGGGCCAAGGCGATGTCCGCCACAGGCCCGGCCACGTCATCGTCGTGATAATGCCAGACGAGCACGCTGAGCTCGTTTGTGCCCAAAGCAGCCAGCGCGCTGACGTCAGGCGACTGGCGGACGCCGTGCCGGATGATGTCGTCGAGCGGCACGGCGGAATCGCTTTTCACCGCGAGCCGCCGGCCGTGCATGCGGCTGAACAGCTTGAAAACGTTCAGCACCGGATGATTGATGCCGCAGCTCGCCAGTTGCCGGAAGCCGGCGAACGGCGGATAGCCTTCAAACGTGAACGCCCACGTCAGTGCGGCATCGAGGTTCACGCCGCGGCGCTCGGCAATTTCCTGCAAACGCCCGAAGCTGGCGGCCGTGTAGCTGGAATACATCGTGCCGTTGCGGTAGCCGAGTTGTTCGCCCTGGCATGCGGCGCAGCCTTCCGGGTCGCACTCGCCGATGACAATCGGTTTGCCCTTCAATTCGGGATAGGATGCGATGAGCGCGAAACCTTCGTCGGCGGTGCGGAGTTCTTCCGCGATGCCCATGCGGACGTGGCCGTTGACATAGGTGGGCGCGCCTTTGGCGTGGAATGAGACAAAATCCAGCGGGGAGCCAATCTGGCCGGTGGCGTAATTCGTCCCGCGCAAACAATGTTCCAGGAAGGCGCGTGTCCACTTGCCGCCGGTGCCCGCGGAATCCGCCCCGCCGACGCGGGCCGTGGGCAAGGCCCGCCGCACGGCGTCGATGGCATAATCATGAAGCCGGTAAAATTCCTCCGGCGTGCCATGCCAGTAGCCGATGTTCGGTTCATTCCAGACCTCCCAATACCAGTGTTCCACTTCCGCGCGGCCGTAGCGTTCGATGCAGTGGGTGACCCATTGATACACCAGCCCGGCCCATTTGCGGTAATCCTTGGGCGGATACGCCCAGCCGGTGAAAATCTCCGAATACTTCGCCTCCGGTGTCCAGTGATGTTGATACGGCTCCGGCTTGACCGAGAGGTCCCTGGGCATGAACCCAATCTCGACGTAAGGCCGCACCCCGTTGGTGAGGTAGGTGTCAAAGAGCTGGTCGAGAATCGTCCAGTCGTAAACCGGCTTGCCGTCCGCGTCCTCGTGATACACGTCCGTGGAACCCCATTTAAGGGCCGCCGTGCCGTCGCCGGTGCACAGCAGGTTGTGCGCGCGGAAGAACACGTCGCCCGGCCGGAGTGCGCCCAGGTCGCCCAGAAGTTTCCGGCCGTTCTTCATCGTGGCGTAGTTGGGTTCATCGGCGCCGAACATGTGCCAGATGGGCTTCAAATCGCCCAGGGCCCGGGTGGCGTCCACTTGGATGGTCACCGGAAAGGACGCGGGCGCTGGGTTGGTGATGGCCGCCGGGGCCGACTGCGCGGGGACCAGGCTCGGGCTCAATGCGAGGGCGAGCGCCAGACAGGTTGCCGGATTCATGTGGGAAGTTCAGGAATTCGCCCTGCCTTGGGCAAGCGGGAAGTGTGGCGTTCTAAACTAAAAAATATCTTGGGCTTGGCCGGTTTGTTTGCATGATGACGGGGAATTCGTTTCCCAACAAAACGTCTGAATCTTCTCTATGCGCATGAAATGTCTGTTTGGTCTGGCTCTGGCAGCGGTGGCGCTGACCGGAGTGGGCATGGCTCAAACCACGGTGGACCTGTTCAACGGCCGGGATCTCTCCGGCTGGATGCAGCACGGCGGCAAGGCGAAATACACTGTTGAAAATGGCGAAATTGTCGGCACGTCCGTGTTGAACACGCCCAACAGCTTCCTCTGCACGGAAAAAACCTACGGCGACTTCATCCTCGAATACGATTTCAAGGTGGATCCGAAGCTGAATTCCGGCGTGCAGATTCGCAGCGAATGCTTTGCCCAGCCGACCGAGGTGCAGTGGCAGGGCAAAACCATCAAAATCCCCGCGGACCGCGTGCATGGTTATCAGATCGAGATCGACCCGGATGTGCCACGCAAGCGCCTGTGGAGCGCCGGCATCTACGACGAAGCCCGCCGCGGCTGGCTGTATCCGAGCGACGGCGAAAAGGGCACGCAAGGCAAAGCCTTCAGCGAGCAGGGCCTGCGCATCTTCAAGCCGAATGACTGGAATCACGTGCGCGTGGTCGCGTTTGGCGACACCATCCGCACCTGGTTGAATGGCGAGCCCTGTGCCTATTTGCGCGACTCGATGACGCCGCGCGGCATCATCGCCCTGCAGGTGCACGCCATCGGCAAGGACCAGGACAAGGAGGGCACGCACGTGCGCTGGCGGAATCTGAAGATCACCGAACTGACCTCGGCCGATCATATCCCGGCGAACACCCTGACCGATGCGGAAAAGGCCGCCGGCTGGCAATTGCTCTGGGACGGCAAAACGGGCGACGGCTGGCGCAGTCCCAAGACCGACGCCTTTCCCGCCAAGGGCTGGACCATCAAGAACGGCGT
The window above is part of the Verrucomicrobiia bacterium genome. Proteins encoded here:
- a CDS encoding beta-xylosidase, with translation MNPATCLALALALSPSLVPAQSAPAAITNPAPASFPVTIQVDATRALGDLKPIWHMFGADEPNYATMKNGRKLLGDLGALRPGDVFFRAHNLLCTGDGTAALKWGSTDVYHEDADGKPVYDWTILDQLFDTYLTNGVRPYVEIGFMPRDLSVKPEPYQHHWTPEAKYSEIFTGWAYPPKDYRKWAGLVYQWVTHCIERYGRAEVEHWYWEVWNEPNIGYWHGTPEEFYRLHDYAIDAVRRALPTARVGGADSAGTGGKWTRAFLEHCLRGTNYATGQIGSPLDFVSFHAKGAPTYVNGHVRMGIAEELRTADEGFALIASYPELKGKPIVIGECDPEGCAACQGEQLGYRNGTMYSSYTAASFGRLQEIAERRGVNLDAALTWAFTFEGYPPFAGFRQLASCGINHPVLNVFKLFSRMHGRRLAVKSDSAVPLDDIIRHGVRQSPDVSALAALGTNELSVLVWHYHDDDVAGPVADIALALAGLPADVKSATVTHYRIDADHSNAFAAWQRMGSPLQPTAEQFAQLENAAQLATLGASEHQSVTDGKASLHFALPRQAVSLMVFSWRKP
- a CDS encoding DUF1080 domain-containing protein codes for the protein MKCLFGLALAAVALTGVGMAQTTVDLFNGRDLSGWMQHGGKAKYTVENGEIVGTSVLNTPNSFLCTEKTYGDFILEYDFKVDPKLNSGVQIRSECFAQPTEVQWQGKTIKIPADRVHGYQIEIDPDVPRKRLWSAGIYDEARRGWLYPSDGEKGTQGKAFSEQGLRIFKPNDWNHVRVVAFGDTIRTWLNGEPCAYLRDSMTPRGIIALQVHAIGKDQDKEGTHVRWRNLKITELTSADHIPANTLTDAEKAAGWQLLWDGKTGDGWRSPKTDAFPAKGWTIKNGVLTVHENGGEESADGGDIITRQRYSQFELQVDFQLTPGANSGIKYFVQPNLSPIDKKTGRPTGVGSAIGLEYQVLDDLRHPDAKLGRNGDRTLASLYDLMPAATTKRPNPIGEWNTARIVVRGNHVQHWLNGQLVLAYDRGSPEFRDAVALSKFKNIPDFGEWADGHILLQEHGNQVSFRNVKIHVLTR